From the Candidatus Polarisedimenticolia bacterium genome, one window contains:
- a CDS encoding multiheme c-type cytochrome — MDAGDWTGDPTPQGGMQTDALIEGMNALGYKVANLSLRELAQGYDLFAARRKKAQFEFVSANLVWQDSGEPVVPPTTILKTTLREGAKSKDVRIGFIGLTRHDPAFLKEGPGSRRIVTIDPIAAAEKWVPPLKSKADLVVALVAMDLDKARQMPKKVKDIDLILGGDSAPGRTGMQTRTDDFPEDTQIGRTRVLYAGDQGKFLGEVRLFFEGNRAFASSQRAVIGLSREWPDDPRLAAVMESAKVAINEYNKAQTLAQSPFAGPGPAVAPVPAPPAEPAYVGSERCAGCHDQAFAVWAKSGHARAFQTLIANQQDFNPKCLPCHTIGYQKRSGYTDPKATPQLINVGCESCHGPGSRHLEQLDKGYGRTDTLSCVTCHTRENSPDFVPAEYIPKVRHWDDQRTQR; from the coding sequence GTGGACGCCGGCGACTGGACCGGCGATCCGACGCCCCAGGGCGGGATGCAGACGGACGCTCTGATCGAAGGGATGAACGCCCTGGGGTACAAGGTCGCGAACCTCTCCCTGAGGGAGCTCGCGCAGGGATACGACCTCTTCGCGGCGCGCCGCAAGAAGGCCCAGTTCGAGTTCGTCTCCGCCAACCTCGTCTGGCAGGACAGCGGCGAGCCGGTGGTCCCCCCGACGACGATCCTCAAGACGACGCTCCGCGAGGGGGCCAAATCGAAGGACGTGCGCATCGGCTTCATCGGGCTGACCCGCCACGATCCCGCCTTCCTGAAGGAAGGACCGGGATCGCGGCGCATCGTCACGATCGATCCGATCGCGGCCGCCGAAAAGTGGGTCCCGCCGTTGAAGTCGAAGGCCGACCTCGTGGTGGCGCTCGTGGCCATGGATCTCGACAAGGCGCGGCAGATGCCGAAGAAAGTCAAGGACATCGATCTCATCCTGGGAGGGGATTCGGCGCCCGGCCGCACCGGCATGCAGACGCGCACCGACGACTTCCCGGAGGACACCCAGATAGGCCGAACCCGCGTGCTCTACGCCGGTGATCAGGGGAAGTTCCTGGGAGAAGTGCGCCTGTTCTTCGAAGGCAATCGGGCGTTCGCCTCGTCGCAGCGCGCCGTCATCGGCCTGTCGCGCGAGTGGCCGGACGATCCGAGGCTTGCCGCCGTGATGGAATCGGCGAAGGTGGCGATCAACGAGTACAACAAGGCCCAGACGCTGGCCCAGAGCCCGTTTGCCGGCCCCGGCCCCGCCGTCGCCCCCGTCCCCGCGCCGCCCGCCGAGCCGGCGTACGTCGGGTCGGAGCGCTGCGCGGGATGCCACGATCAGGCCTTTGCAGTCTGGGCCAAATCGGGCCATGCCCGGGCCTTCCAGACCCTGATCGCGAATCAGCAAGACTTCAACCCCAAGTGCCTCCCGTGCCACACCATCGGCTACCAGAAGCGGAGCGGCTACACCGACCCGAAAGCCACTCCGCAGCTCATCAACGTCGGGTGCGAGTCGTGCCACGGCCCGGGCAGCCGCCACCTGGAGCAGCTGGACAAAGGGTACGGACGCACCGACACGCTCTCCTGCGTCACCTGCCATACCCGGGAGAACAGCCCCGACTTCGTGCCGGCCGAGTACATCCCGAAAGTCCGTCACTGGGACGACCAGCGCACCCAGCGCTAG
- the ruvX gene encoding Holliday junction resolvase RuvX: MSGTTRRTRDGNAGPVGRTLAFDYGDRRIGIAVSDPMGMAARPLMTLTRTTWARDLERIHGIIREHEVRRIVVGLPLDMDGRRGARARVTEGFIEKIKGATGLPVIPWDERLTTVQAERILISGDVRRERRRQVIDQVAAVILLQAYLDSRAAEDGAGCGEEE, translated from the coding sequence ATGAGCGGCACGACGCGGCGAACGCGCGACGGGAACGCCGGCCCGGTGGGACGGACCCTGGCGTTCGACTACGGTGACAGGCGGATCGGCATCGCCGTGAGCGATCCGATGGGGATGGCCGCCCGACCTCTCATGACGCTGACCCGCACGACCTGGGCGCGCGACCTGGAGCGGATTCACGGCATCATCCGGGAGCACGAGGTGCGCCGCATCGTGGTGGGGCTGCCCCTGGACATGGATGGCCGCCGCGGTGCGCGGGCCCGCGTGACCGAGGGGTTCATCGAAAAGATCAAGGGGGCCACCGGGCTGCCCGTCATTCCCTGGGACGAGCGACTGACGACCGTGCAGGCGGAGAGGATCCTGATCTCCGGCGACGTCCGCCGCGAACGCCGCCGCCAGGTGATCGACCAGGTGGCGGCCGTGATCCTCCTGCAGGCCTACCTCGACTCGCGTGCCGCGGAGGACGGCGCGGGGTGCGGGGAGGAGGAATGA